The following proteins are co-located in the Solanum pennellii chromosome 8, SPENNV200 genome:
- the LOC107027077 gene encoding aluminum-activated malate transporter 12-like, with protein MVVEMEVNNGENTNNNWVPIMKKLHINVIGEKMKKIPRLTCRTIWRIGKEDPRRAIHSLKVGISLTLVSLLYLMEPLFKGFGSNAIWAVMTVVVVLEFTAGATLCKGLNRGLGTLLAGSLAFLIEYVATKTGHVFRAIFIGAALFFIGATATYMRFIPYIKKNYDYGVVIFLLTFNLITVSSYRVDNVLKIAHERFYTIAIGCGICLLMSLLIFPNWSGEDLHNFTAAKFEGLAKSIEACVNEYFSDDEQQKAKENSSDLEDPIYNGYKTVLDSKSFDETLALYASWEPRHSRHCYRFPWQQYVKLGNVLRHFGYTIVALHGCLQTEIQTPRSVRAMFKDPCIRLSGEVAKALKELGDSIRYRRHCSPEILSDHLHEALQDLNKAIKSQPKLFIGSKNNTNKLTLATVVSKGQSGALNSRRVSLSSVKTDTSALLDWKSKLRGGSSTTTNENSKLRPTLSKIAITSLEFSEALPFAAFASLLVEIVARLDLVIEQVEELGRIAHFKEYNDDDNDEHVVVEIDKKNSRPLPNQLPTQDAGD; from the exons ATGGTAGTGGAAATGGAGGTGAATAATGGagaaaatactaataataattggGTACCAATTATGAAGAAATTACACATAAATGTTATTGgtgaaaagatgaaaaaaatccCAAGATTAACATGTAGAACAATTTGGAGAATTGGAAAAGAAGATCCAAGAAGGGCAATTCACTCACTAAAAGTTGGAATTTCATTAACATTGGTTTCATTGTTGTATTTGATGGAGCCATTGTTCAAAGGATTTGGAAGTAACGCTATTTGGGCTGTCATGACTGTGGTTGTTGTTCTCGAATTCACCGCAG GGGCAACATTGTGTAAAGGGCTAAATAGAGGATTGGGAACACTATTAGCAGGATCATTGGCATTTTTGATTGAATATGTTGCCACAAAAACTGGCCATGTATTTAGAGCTATATTTATTGGAGCTgcacttttttttattg GTGCTACAGCCACGTATATGAGATTTATTCCTTACATAAAGAAAAACTATGATTATGGCGTAGTGATATTCCTCTTGACTTTCAACTTGATTACTGTATCGAGCTATCGTGTTGATAACGTGTTAAAAATCGCGCACGAACGTTTTTATACCATAGCTATTGGTTGTGGTATTTGTCTCCTCATGAGTCTATTGATATTTCCAAATTGGTCAGGTGAAGACCTTCATAATTTCACTGCTGCTAAGTTTGAAGGCTTAGCAAAATCAATTGAAG CTTGTGTTAATGAGTATTTTAGTGATGATGAACAACAAAAAGCCAAAGAAAATTCTTCAGATTTGGAGGATCCTATTTACAATGGTTACAAGACTGTATTGGATTCAAAATCATTTGATGAGACCTTG GCATTATATGCAAGTTGGGAGCCAAGACATTCAAGACATTGTTATAGGTTTCCATGGCAACAATATGTTAAATTGGGAAATGTTCTACGCCATTTTGGATATACAATTGTGGCTCTTCATGGTTGTCTTCAAACTGAAATTCAG ACTCCTCGATCGGTTCGTGCAATGTTCAAAGATCCATGCATAAGACTCTCAGGAGAAGTAGCAAAAGCTCTAAAGGAATTAGGAGATAGCATAAGATATCGTAGACATTGTTCACCTGAAATTCTATCTGATCATCTTCATGAAGCATTACAAGACCTAAACAAAGCAATAAAATCCCAACCAAAACTCTTCATTGGTTCAAAAAACAACACAAACAAGCTAACCCTAGCGACTGTCGTTTCAAAAGGACAGTCTGGTGCACTAAACTCTCGTAGGGTTTCCTTGTCAAGTGTTAAGACGGACACGTCCGCGTTGCTTGATTGGAAATCCAAATTAAGAGGTGGTAGTAGTACTACTACtaatgaaaattcaaaattgaggCCAACATTGAGTAAAATTGCTATAACAAGTCTTGAATTTTCAGAGGCATTGCCATTTGCTGCTTTTGCTTCTTTGTTAGTTGAAATTGTGGCAAGACTTGATCTTGTTATTGAACAAGTTGAAGAATTGGGAAGAATTGCACATTTCAAAGagtataatgatgatgataatgatgaacatgttgttgtggaaattgataaaaaaaattcaaggcCTTTACCAAATCAATTGCCAACTCAAGATGCAggagattaa
- the LOC107026746 gene encoding protein phosphatase 2C 29-like, whose amino-acid sequence MGGGFSQLFPCLDPAVNRGEPEVIFTGSEPLDETLGHSFCYVRSSARFVSPTNSDRFVSPSQSLRFDEPGRNRLTGSTETGFRAISGASVSANTSTPRTVLQLDNIYDDATGSDGSVVGFGGGVKGSVVNGFESTSSFSALPLQPVPRGGEPSGPMERAFFMSGPIERGALSGPLDAAASSDGGGGVPFSAPLGGAYVKKRRKNGIAGIRKAFYRSFSEKNRPWVVPVRNFIGRKEMTAAGNCTRDSDAGSDSNVQWALGKAGEDRVHVVVSEEHGWLFVGIYDGFNGPDGPEFLMSHLYKAMYKELEGLFWDSEETSNQEAENAGLENEVITEDSNKPNSNREANPTSRGAEEGGNEVNLEHLDKGSEKKVTFQSGEIVLRRRRLWEYLAEAETEDGLDLSGSDRFAFSVDDALSVNSAGSAVNRRSLLLSKLKHGLLIKHKESKRLFPWKFGLQAKEKVEVGENRVEERTNRSERRRKVGPVDHELVLRAMSRALEFTELAYLDMTDKVLDRYPELALMGSCLLVALMRDEDVYVMNVGDSRAIVAQYEPEEVSSSSESRGPGNSELAVEGIVEEPVVAGDEENRVIDDIPIQDAKLTALQLSTDHSTSIEEEVTRIKNEHPDDSNCIVNDRVKGRLKVTRAFGAGFLKKPKLNEPLLEMFRNEYIGDAPYLSCTPSLRHHKLCPRDQFLVLSSDGLYQYLSNQEVVCHVENFMEKFPDGDPAQHLIEELLFRAAKKAGMDFHELLDIPQGDRRKYHDDVTVMVVSLEGRIWKSSGKYL is encoded by the exons ATGGGAGGAGGATTTTCGCAGCTGTTTCCATGTCTTGACCCGGCGGTGAACCGGGGTGAACCGGAGGTGATCTTTACCGGAAGTGAACCGCTTGATGAAACACTTGGTCATTCCTTCTGCTATGTGAGGTCATCAGCCCGGTTTGTTTCTCCGACCAACTCAGATCGATTTGTTTCACCTTCTCAGTCACTACGGTTTGATGAACCGGGGAGGAATAGACTGACCGGTTCGACGGAAACCGGGTTCAGAGCGATTTCCGGTGCTTCTGTAAGTGCAAATACCTCGACTCCTAGAACTGTCCTCCAACTTGACAATATTTACGATGATGCCACTGGTAGTGATGGGAGTGTTGTGGGTTTTGGTGGTGGTGTAAAGGGTAGTGTTGTCAATGGGTTTGAAAGTACGTCGTCGTTTAGTGCTTTACCTCTTCAGCCGGTTCCTCGCGGTGGCGAACCGTCCGGTCCAATGGAAAGAGCATTTTTTATGTCCGGTCCAATTGAGCGAGGTGCTCTATCTGGACCGCTAGACGCTGCTGCTAGCTCCGATGGCGGCGGTGGAGTTCCCTTTTCAGCTCCATTAGGTGGAGCTTATGtgaaaaagagaaggaagaatGGCATTGCAGGAATTAGGAAGGCATTCTACCGGAGCTTCTCTGAGAAAAACCGGCCTTGGGTGGTTCCAGTGAGAAATTTCATTGGGAGAAAGGAAATGACAGCTGCCGGAAACTGTACTCGTGATTCGGATGCAGGGAGTGATTCAAATGTTCAATGGGCACTGGGAAAAGCCGGTGAGGATCGTGTGCATGTGGTTGTATCGGAAGAGCATGGATGGCTCTTTGTTGGGATTTATGATGGTTTTAATGGCCCAGATGGACCTGAATTCTTGATGAGTCATCTGTACAAAGCAATGTACAAAGAATTAGAGGGTTTGTTTTGGGATAGTGAAGAAACTAGTAATCAGGAAGCAGAAAATGCAGGTTTAGAAAATGAAGTGATCACCGAGGACTCAAACAAACCAAATTCGAATCGAGAAGCTAACCCCACAAGTAGGGGAGCAGAAGAAGGTGGAAATGAGGTTAATTTGGAACATCTAGATAAAGGGTCGGAAAAGAAGGTGACATTTCAATCAGGGGAAATAGTGCTTAGGAGGAGGAGATTGTGGGAATATTTAGCAGAGGCTGAGACAGAGGATGGTCTTGATCTTTCGGGTTCGGATAGATTTGCATTTTCAGTAGATGACGCATTAAGTGTAAATAGTGCAGGTTCAGCAGTTAATAGGAggtcgttgttgttgtcgaaGTTGAAACACGGATTGTTAATTAAGCATAAAGAGAGTAAGAGGTTGTTCCCATGGAAATTTGGGTTGCAAGCTAAAGAGAAAGTTGAGGTAGGGGAGAATAGAGTAGAAGAAAGGACTAATAGAAGTGAACGGAGGCGTAAGGTGGGCCCGGTTGATCATGAGTTAGTTTTGAGAGCAATGTCAAGAGCTCTCGAATTCACTGAGCTCGCATACTTGGATATGACAGATAAAGTTCTTGATCGGTATCCTGAGCTTGCATTAATGGGTTCATGTTTGTTGGTTGCTCTGATGAGAGATGAAGATGTGTATGTAATGAATGTGGGAGATAGTCGTGCTATTGTGGCACAGTATGAGCCTGAGGAGGTAAGTTCTAGTTCAGAATCAAGAGGTCCAGGTAACAGTGAGTTGGCTGTTGAGGGCATTGTAGAAGAACCTGTAGTTGCTGGCGATGAGGAAAATAGGGTGATAGATGATATACCTATTCAAGATGCTAAGCTGACTGCCTTGCAATTGTCTACTGATCACAGCACCAGCATTGAGGAA GAAGTTACTAGAATAAAGAATGAACACCCAGATGACAGCAACTGCATTGTTAATGATAGAGTGAAAGGTCGTCTAAAGGTCACTCGTGCTTTTGGAGCGGGCTTCCTCAAAAAG CCTAAACTGAATGAGCCATTGCTAGAAATGTTTCGGAACGAATATATTGGGGATGCTCCTTATCTATCTTGTACACCTTCTCTGCGACATCATAAACTCTGTCCTAGAGATCAGTTTTTGGTGCTCTCCTCTGATGGCTTATACCAATATTTGAGCAATCAGGAGgttgtttgtcatgttgagAATTTCATGGAGAAATTTCCGGATGGGGATCCTGCTCAGCATCTGATTGAGGAGCTCTTATTTCGTGCAGCCAAAAAAGCTG GAATGGATTTTCATGAATTACTGGACATCCCCCAAGGAGATCGTAGGAAGTACCACGATGATGTTACAGTTATGGTGGTATCTCTCGAAGGAAGAATTTGGAAGTCGTCTGGGAAATACCTCTAA